A region from the Tahibacter amnicola genome encodes:
- a CDS encoding YhdP family protein, with translation MTPWRRRLRRLRLWLTVLSAGAIILAAVVVGLTKLLLPQVSLHRERVAAFLSERVHRPVSLDKVEGFWEGGGPILRLEGVHIAAADPALPPIVIPQAELVLDFTAGLRRNRRWSEFRLNGLDLTLERADGGRWSISGLSGSTAPDSGDNPLMMLGALVVRNSRLRIIDVPAGIDAALRADELRLLNQGSHHRVLGILRRDSRAGAPVELVAEYDESTRKGVVYAGGRAIDLADLAEGLAWRGLRLAEGRGRLQVWASVADDRFATAHVAMDLTDIRAASAASSEPVDPAANADAAAAGKDPAARDVHLASLSGVARWQRVGPGWQLDVAQLKASIAGATPAPSFLSVRQAAPDADMEFNAEQVDLTSIAALVRLSGQGGERLQNWLTRSALRGRVEQASLRLAPDGGSHFAVSGRLAEFGADAVDRIPGIDALNGELLGDEAGIVLTLPPQSTTFRYPRKFREPFAWPHLAGRIAAFPIEDGWRIETDALDIDGQGYALQLRGGVEFVKDGNKPLLDVYAVVLGAEVTAAKQFWPIGDMSRNTVNWLDRGLISGKVTHGRAVIHADLDDWPLRNLAGRFGARAEIDDLVLDYSPNWPRAERVSAVAEFVNQSMRVEATGGTVLGTETTRAVADIPEFKDAVLSLDVEGQGTGAQLLGVVHASPLGKRYADELRGITVGGRGVVKFRLDMPFKPGAPDVLRGTVDLTDSVLTAKKWDIDFSRVNGRLAFTGDGFIAPFDVDYAGKDARFTLAVGKTVSDATNAVEASLEGHLPVSDVFADFEALKPWWPNFPGSSDWRIDVAVPREAAPTRLRARSELRGTAFILPPPLDKAAGDAMPVELSLQLPVEGSPLHMTVGDVFRLEGRLPDATRAFAAAVAVGAGELPAMPQEGVTIAGHTRIVDLSAWTGLGVGAGPSLLRSIDLKADVARLGGRDFENLGLVLAEMPDQVGVSFSGPTLQGTLQIPRSDLVKRGITAQFERLHWPEPKRLPTEGPVPPPDETDPMAGAIPAMVPPLHVWIGDFRLGAANFGETRFESTPIDGGMKIEQFDTRSSDMQMHVRGEWRGDGKSQRTEVDMDLTAENLGRMLGALGFSGLFEGGQTLAHLSAGWDGSPAVFALARLDGRLRITVNAGRVLDVEPGMGRLFGLFSIREIPRRLALDFGDFFQSGMSFNAIKGEFELRGGSAYTQNLSITSPAADIRISGRTGLRDKDYDQQMVVTPHVGGTLPVVGALAGGPAGAAAGLAVQTLFNRAINQVTTARYQVTGSWEKPDITLTAREGGRRRKDDSIKR, from the coding sequence GTGACACCGTGGCGTCGCCGCCTCCGGCGACTACGGTTGTGGCTGACCGTGCTGTCGGCCGGCGCCATCATTCTGGCGGCGGTCGTGGTCGGCCTGACGAAACTCCTGCTGCCGCAGGTGAGCCTGCACAGGGAGCGCGTAGCGGCCTTCCTCTCCGAGCGCGTGCACCGGCCGGTGAGCCTGGACAAGGTGGAAGGCTTCTGGGAAGGCGGTGGACCCATCCTGCGCCTGGAAGGCGTGCACATTGCCGCGGCCGATCCCGCACTGCCACCGATCGTGATCCCGCAGGCCGAGCTGGTGCTCGATTTCACCGCCGGCCTCCGGCGCAACCGGCGTTGGAGTGAGTTCCGCCTCAACGGCCTGGACCTCACGCTCGAGCGTGCCGACGGCGGCCGCTGGTCGATATCGGGACTGAGCGGCAGTACCGCCCCGGACAGTGGCGACAATCCCCTCATGATGCTGGGCGCACTGGTGGTGCGGAACAGCCGCCTGCGCATCATCGACGTGCCGGCCGGTATCGATGCGGCGCTGCGCGCAGACGAACTGCGCCTGCTCAACCAGGGCAGCCATCATCGCGTCCTCGGCATCCTGCGGCGCGACAGCCGTGCCGGCGCGCCGGTGGAGCTGGTGGCCGAATACGATGAATCCACCCGCAAGGGCGTCGTCTACGCCGGTGGCCGCGCGATTGACCTGGCCGACCTGGCCGAAGGCCTCGCCTGGCGCGGCCTGCGGCTGGCCGAAGGTCGCGGCCGCCTGCAGGTGTGGGCAAGCGTGGCGGACGACCGCTTTGCGACGGCCCATGTCGCGATGGACCTGACCGACATCCGCGCGGCATCGGCCGCGTCGTCCGAACCGGTCGATCCGGCGGCGAACGCGGATGCGGCGGCCGCCGGGAAGGACCCCGCTGCCAGAGACGTGCACCTGGCATCCCTTTCGGGCGTCGCACGCTGGCAACGCGTCGGACCGGGCTGGCAGCTCGACGTCGCGCAGCTCAAGGCATCCATCGCCGGCGCCACTCCGGCGCCGAGTTTCCTGTCGGTGCGACAGGCTGCGCCGGATGCCGACATGGAATTCAATGCCGAGCAGGTCGACCTCACCAGCATTGCCGCGCTGGTGCGTCTTTCCGGGCAAGGTGGTGAACGCCTGCAGAACTGGTTGACCCGATCGGCGCTGCGTGGACGCGTCGAGCAGGCCTCGCTGCGACTGGCACCGGATGGCGGCAGCCACTTTGCCGTATCGGGCCGCCTGGCCGAGTTTGGCGCTGACGCGGTTGACCGCATTCCCGGTATCGATGCACTCAACGGTGAATTGCTCGGTGACGAGGCCGGCATCGTGCTGACCCTGCCGCCGCAATCCACGACGTTTCGCTATCCGCGCAAATTCCGCGAGCCGTTTGCCTGGCCGCACCTGGCCGGGCGCATTGCCGCCTTCCCGATCGAGGATGGCTGGCGCATCGAAACGGACGCGCTGGATATCGACGGCCAGGGGTACGCGCTGCAACTGCGTGGCGGCGTGGAATTTGTCAAGGACGGCAACAAGCCCTTGCTGGATGTGTATGCGGTCGTCCTCGGCGCCGAGGTGACGGCCGCCAAGCAGTTCTGGCCGATCGGCGATATGTCGCGCAATACCGTGAACTGGCTCGATCGCGGCCTGATTTCCGGCAAGGTGACGCACGGTCGCGCTGTCATCCACGCCGACCTGGACGACTGGCCGTTGCGGAATCTCGCCGGCCGCTTCGGTGCGCGCGCCGAGATCGACGATCTGGTCCTGGATTACAGCCCCAACTGGCCCCGTGCCGAACGCGTGTCCGCGGTAGCGGAGTTCGTCAACCAGAGCATGCGTGTGGAAGCGACAGGCGGAACCGTGCTCGGCACCGAGACCACGCGCGCCGTTGCCGACATCCCCGAATTCAAGGACGCGGTGCTGTCGCTTGACGTCGAGGGCCAGGGCACCGGCGCACAGCTGCTGGGCGTGGTCCACGCATCGCCCCTGGGCAAGCGCTACGCCGACGAACTGCGCGGCATCACCGTCGGTGGGCGCGGCGTGGTCAAGTTCCGCCTGGACATGCCGTTCAAACCCGGTGCTCCCGATGTCCTGCGCGGCACGGTCGATCTCACCGACTCGGTGCTGACCGCGAAAAAGTGGGATATCGATTTCTCCCGCGTCAACGGGCGTCTGGCTTTTACCGGCGACGGCTTCATTGCGCCCTTCGACGTCGATTACGCCGGCAAGGACGCACGTTTTACCCTGGCCGTCGGCAAGACGGTCAGTGATGCCACGAATGCGGTGGAGGCGAGCCTGGAAGGCCACCTTCCGGTGTCCGATGTATTCGCCGATTTCGAGGCGCTCAAGCCCTGGTGGCCGAACTTCCCGGGCAGTTCCGACTGGCGGATCGATGTCGCCGTACCGCGCGAAGCGGCGCCAACCCGCTTGCGCGCCCGCTCCGAGCTGCGTGGCACGGCCTTTATCCTGCCGCCGCCGCTGGACAAGGCAGCCGGTGATGCGATGCCGGTCGAACTGTCGCTGCAGCTGCCGGTGGAAGGCAGCCCGTTGCACATGACCGTTGGCGACGTGTTCCGCCTGGAAGGCCGGCTGCCGGATGCAACGCGTGCGTTTGCGGCCGCGGTGGCCGTGGGCGCCGGCGAGCTGCCGGCGATGCCCCAGGAGGGCGTGACCATTGCCGGCCATACACGCATCGTCGACCTGTCTGCCTGGACGGGCCTTGGCGTCGGCGCCGGGCCGTCGCTCCTGCGCAGCATCGACCTGAAGGCCGATGTCGCTCGCCTGGGCGGGCGCGATTTCGAAAACCTGGGCCTGGTCCTGGCGGAAATGCCGGATCAGGTTGGCGTCAGCTTCAGCGGGCCCACGCTCCAGGGGACGCTGCAGATCCCGCGTAGTGACCTCGTCAAGCGCGGTATCACTGCCCAGTTCGAACGCCTGCATTGGCCCGAGCCGAAGCGGCTACCGACGGAGGGCCCCGTGCCGCCGCCGGACGAAACGGATCCGATGGCCGGCGCGATTCCCGCGATGGTGCCGCCGCTGCATGTATGGATCGGCGATTTTCGCCTTGGTGCCGCGAATTTCGGCGAAACCCGGTTCGAATCCACGCCGATCGACGGCGGCATGAAGATCGAGCAGTTCGATACGCGGTCGTCCGACATGCAGATGCACGTCCGTGGCGAATGGCGCGGCGACGGCAAATCCCAGCGGACCGAGGTGGATATGGATCTGACCGCCGAGAATCTTGGCCGCATGCTCGGAGCCCTGGGTTTCTCCGGACTGTTCGAGGGTGGCCAGACGCTCGCGCACCTGTCCGCCGGCTGGGATGGTTCGCCGGCGGTATTTGCACTGGCCCGACTCGACGGCCGCTTGCGCATCACCGTCAACGCCGGCCGGGTGCTCGACGTCGAGCCGGGAATGGGGCGACTGTTTGGCCTCTTCTCGATCCGGGAGATACCGCGACGGCTGGCGCTGGATTTTGGCGACTTCTTCCAGTCCGGCATGAGTTTCAATGCGATCAAGGGCGAGTTCGAGCTACGCGGGGGCAGCGCGTACACGCAGAACCTGTCGATCACCAGCCCGGCGGCGGACATCCGAATCAGCGGACGCACCGGGCTCAGGGACAAGGATTACGACCAGCAGATGGTGGTGACGCCCCACGTCGGCGGCACCCTGCCCGTCGTCGGCGCACTGGCGGGCGGCCCCGCCGGGGCGGCCGCGGGACTTGCGGTACAGACGCTCTTCAACCGCGCGATCAACCAGGTCACGACGGCGCGCTACCAGGTCACCGGCAGCTGGGAGAAACCCGACATCACCCTGACGGCCCGCGAAGGTGGGCGACGCCGCAAGGACGACAGCATCAAGCGTTGA